One stretch of Rattus norvegicus strain BN/NHsdMcwi chromosome 12, GRCr8, whole genome shotgun sequence DNA includes these proteins:
- the Zkscan5 gene encoding zinc finger protein with KRAB and SCAN domains 5 isoform X1, whose amino-acid sequence MVPPGATQESSSHQFLPVEAQSDQEPQNLLEENALPVLQVPSVPLKDSQEPTASLLSAGPQKLVKIEDVADVAVSFILEEWGHLDQSQKSLSRDGRKEDCERTTPVDYEPKEGNLELVVQQVSDAVDPHWVAAESTEQNSVQPQESAEVSDLKDTVQRWQVNPTWRNPRPKRSLSSGLDVNRKQKSNGERGHRCGDCGKFFLQASNFIQHRRIHTGEKPFKCGECGKSYNQRVHLTQHQRVHTGEKPYKCQVCGKAFRVSSHLVQHHSVHSGERPYGCSECGKSFGRHSHLIEHLKRHFREKSQRCSDRRSKDTKLNVQQIPGLSEADVEPSGEVQRNACEAEGHSEGCEYQDGAGGQEGVIMKETLGQSSSKRTDCNELSYVHKKPSPGERPHKCNECGKSFIQSAHLVQHRRIHTGEKPFRCEECGKSYNQRVHLTQHHRVHTGEKPYACHLCGKAFRVRSHLVQHQSVHSRERPFKCNECGKGFGRRSHLAGHLRLHSRDKSHQCHECGEIFFRYVSLLEHQMLHVGQKSGNNSVCEEAHSWNLTVMEDKKLELQGEQSPYQCDTCGKAFSYTSDLIQHYRAHSAEKPQKCDACRDSTSQCPHRRQPQKICPSGKSHQCSECGRGFGLKSHLSQHQRVHTGEKPFQCKECGMKFSWSCSLLKHLRSHERTDP is encoded by the exons ATGGTACCACCTGGAGCCACGCAGGAGTCCTCCAGTCACCAGTTTCTGCCTGTGGAGGCCCAGTCGGATCAAGAGCCACAGAATCTTCTGGAGGAGAATG CCCTTCCTGTTCTCCAGGTTCCTTCCGTTCCCTTGAAGGACAGCCAGGAGCCAACAGCTTCACTCCTCTCAGCAGGGCCCCAG AAGTTGGTGAAAATTGAAGACGTGGCTGATGTGGCTGTGTCCTTCATCCTGGAGGAATGGGGACATTTGGACCAGTCCCAGAAGTCTCTTAGTAGGGATGGCAGAAAGGAAGATTGTGAGAGAACCACTCCTGTGG ATTATGAACCCAAGGAGGGCAACCTAGAGCTTGTGGTGCAGCAGGTCTCCGATGCAGTTGACCCACACTGGGTGGCCGCAGAAAGCACGGAACAGAACAGTGTTCAGCCTCAAGAGTCTGCAGAAGTCAGTGACTTGAAGGACACAGTGCAGAGATGGCAAGTGAATCCTACTTGGAGGAATCCAAGGCCGAAAAGATCTCTGAGCTCAGGCCTGGATGTCAACCGGAAGCAGAAATCGAACGGCGAGCGAGGCCACAGATGCGGTGACTGCGGGAAGTTTTTCCTCCAAGCCTCAAACTTCATTCAGCACCGGAGGATCCACACAGGAGAAAAACCGTTTAAATGTGGGGAGTGTGGCAAAAGCTATAATCAGCGGGTTCACCTCACCCAGCACCAGAGAGTCCACACTGGCGAGAAGCCCTACAAGTGCCAGGTGTGCGGGAAAGCGTTCCGAGTGAGTTCCCATCTGGTGCAGCATCACAGCGTCCACAGCGGGGAGAGGCCATATGGCTGTAGCGAGTGCGGGAAGAGCTTTGGGCGGCACTCTCACCTCATCGAGCACCTGAAGCGCCACTTCAGAGAGAAATCCCAAAGAT GCAGCGACAGAAGAAGTAAGGACACCAAACTGAATGTTCAGCAAATTCCAGGGCTTTCAGAAGCAGACGTGGAACCATCGGGAGAAGTCCAAAGGAATGCTTGTGAGGCCGAAGGTCACAGTGAAGGCTGTGAATACCAGGACGGGGCAGGTGGACAGGAGGGGGTTATCATGAAAGAAACCCTAGGACAATCCTCTTCAAAGAGGACAGACTGCAATGAACTCAGCTATGTCCACAAGAAGCCCTCTCCAGGAGAGAGGCCACACAAATGTAACGAATGTGGGAAAAGCTTCATCCAGAGCGCACACCTCGTTCAGCATCGGAGAATCCATACTGGGGAGAAACCATTCAGGTGTGAGGAGTGTGGCAAAAGCTACAACCAGCGTGTCCACCTCACTCAACATCACCGAGTTCACACGGGCGAGAAGCCCTACGCCTGTCACTTATGTGGGAAAGCCTTCCGAGTGAGGTCCCACCTTGTTCAGCACCAGAGTGTGCACAGCAGGGAGAGGCCCTTCAAGTGCAACGAGTGTGGGAAGGGGTTTGGGAGGCGATCACATCTGGCCGGTCACCTCCGACTCCACTCTAGAGATAAGTCCCACCAGTGCCACGAATGTGGAGAGATCTTCTTCCGGTACGTCAGCCTCCTTGAACACCAAATGCTCCATGTGGGCCAGAAGAGCGGGAACAACAGTGTGTGCGAAGAGGCCCACAGCTGGAACCTGACCGTAATGGAAGATaagaagctagagttacaggggGAGCAGTCTCCCTACCAGTGTGATACCTGTGGGAAAGCCTTTAGTTACACGTCCGACCTCATACAGCACTACAGAGCTCACTCTGCAGAGAAACCCCAGAAATGTGATGCATGCAGGGACAGCACCAGCCAGTGTCCGCACAGAAGACAGCCACAGAAAATCTGCCCCAGCGGGAAATCCCATCAGTGCAGTGAGTGTGGAAGGGGCTTCGGTCTGAAGTCTCATCTCAGTCAGCATCAGAGAGTGCACACTGGCGAGAAGCCCTTCCAGTGCAAGGAGTGTGGAATGAAATTCAGTTGGAGCTGTAGCCTCCTCAAACATCTGCGAAGCCACGAGAGGACAGACCCCTAA